The DNA window CAGTAGGGTTTTTTTTCGACCCGCGCGAAGACCTGGTTTTGTAGGGTGGTTTCCCGACGGCTTTCCGTCCAAATTTTCGGTTTTCTTCAACCTCCCATCACCCTCAAACACTCTCAAGATATCCCAGCATCCAATTCGACCCAAAAATCAACGAGTTTTGTTGTGATTTCGTGAAGAACACCCACACGGGTGCCGTGAGATCTTTGCTCCAAATCTACCATTTCTGAAacaatttctttcaattaccACTACCCATACACTTCCTTGAGCCTAGAAACAATGCCCAATTGTTGGTTGGGGCGGTGGAGTTGAGTAGAGGACGAATCAATCACacccaaaactagggtttccgatgggttttgataaaattggagcattttcaagcaaaattggccttggtcacaggtatgaaagttgttctactcattgagatcttcaaatctgcaaattttagtaatttttagAGATAGTTGATTTTTCTGGCGAGTCGGGATGGCCAACCACCACCCACGGCGACGCATAGCCAGAGGGCCgccaatgctatttttaggcTATATGTGATGTCTTGAATTCATTTTTTAGAATTGAATGACGTAGATTGATTGTTAGAGCCAAAATTCTCTAAGATACGTTAATATGCCATTATATGAATCAacgatccgactgttggatcgtcatcCAATTTTACTAGGttattattcataattttttaggaatataggaacttacggattgggaatccgacgtacggatcttctcgaattggattggtaagttcgtaaaataaaatgttaaccgccacttagttttggcaattggcggagatccgacggttggatcgtttcgaaaatttagtatgttattctataAGTATAATGTGGATCCTTGAAAGTTACGGATCAGAGATCTGAGTTGTAGATCTTCTGGACCGAATTGCGTAGACTTATGTGCGATGTAAGTTATGTATTGTATTAACGAGAATTCTGAgatatggtttgataattggtcagAGGCGCCGATCGTTTGGGACGCCTTGATGTTCgtgctaggaagttgtagcgcggactccaggtgagtggatctttccttgctcatcatatgtttcatgattgataattatataaatgcttttaaataaaactgagaAATTTATGTCAtgacataaatatatatatatatatatatatttatacgtTATAATTTACTATGAGATGGTTTAGTTAGATTTCATTGTGATCTATCCATATGCGTATCACTATAAATTATTATTGcaaactacgaatggcttgatccctgtttagggtagtaggcagtctaacgagacgttagatgcaactatataagaaatgagattaaataatcgagacCATAGCCTtatttaaggaattgagcaatgtgtgtggacttttggttttaagtatatatgtatacgctTGAtgtttttcctagaaaatgcaattaaatgatttatgctttaaaaatgcCATACCTATTGAATAATGCTTAAACGATGAGTTGAAttgtttacatatatatatatatatatatatatatatatatatatatataattgtggtgttgtgaAAGCTCTGAAGTGCAAAAGTGAACGCAGGACACACAGGTAAATTcaggtaagttcaagtaagtATACGGTATTAGTTGAATTGATGGGGTTATGATATAACTACATTTTCGTTTTtagcaactccgacactgtcatATAAGTTGCAATAATAGGCAATTCCggcattgtcgtacaggttgcctatGAGTCATACATGTTGTATTAGATGCATTTAAAGCTTATAAACTTGCACCCCGGGTGATtttgatttagccagagatatggtacATGCCTATTTATAATGTTACATCCCACAccctatgctcacattggatccaatttaggtgcacagtcttatcgtacagaccaccataggtggttccgactcgtaggtgactagcgatttatcgcatgGCTATCTTGAGTGTGtagaattgagcataactatattacacccagtcttgtcgtacagacattttcaatggttccgacttgtgtgcagagtatgtcgtataggtcactagagctGACTCTGACTtacatgctagccatgattgatgagatatgtgaaaAGATATAAATATgttgtataggtcactagaggtgactctaacttatatgctagccatgattgatgagatatgaatatgtcgtataggtcactagagatgACTCCGACTTACATGCTAGCCATGAtggatgagatatgtgatgagatatgaatatgtcgatatatcactagaggtgacttcaACTTAGATGCTAGCATATAATTATGATGGGATATAtgatgaaatgctagcatatatataatgaatatatgtgatgagctaacaTATGTGGTGAATACGTGATGAGCTAGCAGACGTGATGAATATGCAATAAGTTAACAtatgattataaatatgtgaagcatgacttgaatcgatatatgtatataaagatgtatatttttatattctaagtctagaaattatacaggtgttgtagtGATGGGTTATAGAAATTTACAtgatttctattaaaatttcatttacTGGGCCACTCACCTTTGTCTTGTCTTCCTCCCCAGGTCTtcttagctgagctttcttatcgtcgagGAATCGTGACAATTCTTAGTATTGAAGATtattcgagggtacgattcttaattcactcttctgtacttgcttatgctctaacgtcacgtgagAAGTGAGtttattcccgctcaccagtgcactctggtatttaggcacttttaggtttaaatttattcacaatatttccacatcatctcactttatggcttcatcaccttccaggtgttggccagcacagatcgattcagagtcctagtggacattccgggtctgGGTGTGTCATGCTAAatcctatttaaaaaaaaaaattaaaaacaatccTAAATGCcttatttaaatcaaaatttatacAGAGTAAGGAGGTTAAAAAGATTTGATAAGCTAATTAAACCTCAGGCAGAGTGTCACTCACACATGCCAAACTATACTATATCCCAAACCTCACTTAAAAATACACCAAAAAATTGGAATGATTTCATTCTAATCTCAAAACAGAAGGCCAAATATTGAGCATTAACTAATGAGAACTAAAATATGTATAAACTCAAGAATTCAAAGTTTCAAATGTGCCATGCCTTGGAAAAAAGTACAACCAAGATTTGGCAACCTTGGCCTATCAGATAcccccaaaacaaaaataacaaagatcaataaaaaaaaaggtcaaaaGTTTAGAACAAcaaacaacataaaaaattaCAGAACGCTGAAAATAATATAACTCGTGCAGCACGTAGACTACATACTTAAAAGAAGTAACAACCTGCCCAACTTTTACTGCTTGCAGCAACTTTTCCTCTGTGAGAAAATCACAATAGCCTAGCAAATAAGATGTTACACCAATGAGTGTGAGTCAGCATTgttgaacaacaaaaatatacaaaataaaaaaaatagagtcCATACAAATTGAGTCAAACTACAAGGTAAAACAAAATGTAATCCAACccaaaagatgaagatgggCTTTACATATTGGCAAGATAGAACAGAACGGAACAGGACGGGACAGAACAAAGATTTCGTGTCATGTTTGATACTAGCAAGATAGAACAGAATAGAACAGGATTAAATGACTAACTTACCTTTTtatttgactctctctctcttccgttTCTCtactttctcttcttccatatGTTTCTTGTTCTTCGCATGCCCAGATTGATCCTAGTAAAAATCAAAACCATACCTTctcttcatttcattttctttttcttcaattcaaacccatatttctcttcttttaatttctttctcttcaaaccaaacacagaaaaaaatcccaaattgtttttttttttcaatttacagAGGCTTTATCGGAGCGTCGGAGAAGAAGGTAGAGCGCGGAGGGACTGAACCGGCAGCCGTGGTCTCCTCTCTGCTATGCGACAGAACCGGgtttggtgtttgtttgtttggggGTTTTGGTGGAAATTGAATTTAGAGATCGATCGATCGATCATCGATGGCAAAAGTTTTGAGCAAAACCAGCCTGTTGTCGTCCtggcatcatcatcatcaaaaccaaaaaatcAGTATCTTTGTTTTCCCAAAGAGTTGTAATTACAATAAATCAGGGTCTTTCTCTTGCTCTTTCAAACTGAATCTGGACATTTCATCACTATCCTTGTCCACAACAAAGAGTGATTTTCACGAAAAAATGATTGCTTTTGGGTTGCTGGGttggtggtggaggaggaggcTACAAGAGAGAGGGAGGGTAATGAAGCTACGGGAGATAGGGAGGCTATGGGAGAAAGAGGGAGGGTAGACAGTGGaattaaagaaaaagagaaggggtattgttgtccaaaaaaattataattttttgtcacATGGGTTGGAACAAGTCGTTCCAGGGGTAAGGTGGAACCAAAAAATGACTAAAATTCGTTTTATGGGACGATGTATCTCAATCAATTTGGCGCACCAGATATGGGACGGAATGTCTCGTCCCACTGCGTTCCGTCCTGTCCCACTCGGTACCACAGGAAAGGGACCGGGACAGGGACAGAATACGGGCTCGGGATCGTGATAGGGGCAGGGATTCTGACCGAGAACGAGATCGAGAGGAGGCCGAGAGGGACAGAAACAGGGATCGGAGTCGTCGTTCAAAGGATAGAGCAAATGATTCAGGGGGCATTCAGACAAATCGAGGCATCACTCATCACGCGATCGTGACTATGACAGTTCCTCGTATTCTTCCCGGGATAAGGATCGCCATAGACATCATTCGTATGCTTGAACTAATCGTCAAGACGCCTCTCCTTTTCCCTTATAAGTGAACGAAACTGAACGTACTTTGGCTGCATTTTTGCAATTTTTCAGACGTAAAAGTGAATTAGATTTTGGTAGGATGTGTGCAATGCACAGCATTGATCCTTCTAAATCTTCGTTCTGTTGTTGGATAGTTGAATTACTTGTGATATCCTTACATCCTTCTTGGTTGAGAACCAAACTTGTACCTCCGAAGTGTCGTAATTTCtgcactctttttttttcctttctcatGTCTACAtgtgaaaacaaaattaataatttttttattttaaaatgtatatGATAAGTACGTGTATTAAACTTGAGAGTACAACTACGGtctcatttggaagtgtttttaaaattattgaaaacacttttggtgaaaatgttatTCAAACCAAtcattagtaaaaatgcaagcaaatcctaaaaaatcatttgaagtgcTTTTCGCTAgggataatgctagggagatcaaagttttaaaaccaaataaagtggttattgatgattggattgttacttaagtgttgattaacggaCTTATtacttattggtgacacatcatttggtttgcaaatttggtttaaaattttgatctccttAGCATTATCCTCTAACCAAAAgtgttttcagtcatttaaaaaacacatccaaacgagaCATACACCACCATCATACCATAATTACTAATTATAACTAATTAACTAGTGATTAGCAAACTAATTATTTCGTGGGTAAAACTAAAACTTGTAAATCCTCATATTTTCGAAAACCGCTCTGCGCACTTTGGCTTCCTCCACTTCCAGCTTCAGCTGCTCGTCACTCTCGAGCCTCGTTTGGTCTACAGGATTGGATTCGAGCGTGTTAAACACGTACAGCATGCAGTCCGGAAACTGCTCAAACCGGCCTTCCTCAATGCGGTTCAAAGCAGCCCTTCTCTGAGTGCAACTGCAACCCAGCACGAATATTCGAGTACGAGGAATGTCGTGTTTGGATGAGGGACAGTATGGGATCcaacccatcttcatcttcttcaacgGGACGATTTCCTTAAAATCGTTTTCGGGATGTTCGGATTGCTATCTCTGAGGGAAGGCGGAGAAGGCGGCACGACCGCCACCAGAGTTGGTATAACAACATGTTCATATTCATTCTCCGTACTCCGGAAGAGGTAGACATTGTTGTTATTGTCAAAAGTGTCGATACGGAGCTTTCGGCCTTGTTCGAAAGCTTGTCGGAGATTAGAGAAGTCCCCCTTGAAGTTGTTGTGCACTTGTTCCAGCTGATCCCAGTCTTCTATCCCGAAAGGCAACGCCGCCTTCAGTAGGTCCTCCTCCAAGTACTCCGCTCCGGGCGGCTGGACCTGCTTTCGCTTTTGTAACGGCAGATCAATGTTGGTGGTGGAATTGCTAAACTGTTCATCCTCCACTTTCTCTCCCTCGTTTTACAAGATATTCGCAACAGGTTTTGCCGTCCTCTTAACTCCTCCATTCcgcattcttttttctttcgaGCAAAAACGCTTACGAGCGAAAGTGCTTCTCTAATATAAACAACTGTTTTGTTCCCGAGTCCAGTTAATTTCTGTTAggaaaaagaaatcaaattatCACATGCTGAAATAGGCATTTGGCAAGCAGGATCCCATTTGAAATTTGCTTTTGGATAGGCAAAAATGTTTTACGACAATCAAAAGCGCTCCTAGTTaagtttttttaaagaaaatttgcGTTTTTTGGTCTGAAAGCAACTTTTTTGTGAAGCagttgaattaatcaaattttttaCTAAGGACTcagtcaaattttttttttaagaagtacTTTTGCACAATCattatattaaaattcaaaatttttttagGACTCATTCGCAACTTACAAACAAAGCACTTGGAAATAATTTCTGAAGAAGCATCTCATACGCGCTTTTTCAAAAAACACTTCTATAATACATGAGTACTTTCATTTTCTTGTCAACCGCAGTCATAAGCATTGTTAGTTGTCATGAACACTTTTAATCATGCCAAAAATCATCGAGGCAGATGCTTGGACTACAAGAAAGATCAAAATTTAGAGATTTTATAATTCTCTGATAGATTATTGAATTTGACGTTTATCAATCAATGAAATGCTTTGTAATATCAAATGCGTTGTTGTAGTATCGAGCATTTATATCTACATTTCACACTGCATTAACATGAATGCTCGATACTACAAAGTATTCGTGATGTCCCCTTACAAGGGTACAAAGATTTGCCATAGTTAATGTGGCCTCTCTCATTTTTCGGCTTGAACTTTAACTGCTTCATGTTCCAAAACCATCCTTAACTAACTAAACATGTTTTGTCCCGGAAGATTTCATAAAGGACCCCAACTAACTAATCACTAGCTAATATTTGTCACAGAATTTCTACGGCCATTTTTCGACCGGCCGGTGTAATGGCGGGACTCAAAACGAAAGAAGAAATTCATTGACGGTCAGGCAGATGATGCTTGGGCAGCGGCATTGAAGGTGAGCGGCTTGATGTCCATGGAACGCATGTAACTCAAAAACTGTCCGGGCAGCTCTTCCAGAAGACCTTGAACAACAGAAATCTGCCCACCTGCTTACAAGTTACAAACCCCACAGATTGCCAAATTAGTACAGGATGAAAGAAAGTCTGAACTCAGTTCTAGTAACTTCGCATCACACGATGTTGACGTGCACCTAAAGGTACAATGGATGTTTAGAAGGAGAAATGGAGGTCATGGATACTTACTCTGCACATCTCTCATTGGAACGAACTGGACAATGTCACGCGTAGCTATGCGACCTGTAGAACTTTCTAATCGTTGCCCGTTGTCAGCGTCAAGGATCTGCCAAATACAAAAGATTCAGACGAAACTTCATGATATGCAGAAATAAAAAACCAGTATATGAAAATCCTGAATAACCACAAGTATTACCTCCATTTGTTTGAAATCCGCGTTACCAACTCCAACGATGAGGATTGATAGAGGAAGATTAGATGCCCTCACCAAAGCATCTTTTGTTTCTTGAAGGTCAGTGAGGATTCCATCCTAGAAAACAAGATGGCATTCATATTATCATTTTTTGTAAAACAAAGAACCCAGGAGttaaaaattcaatttgaattcaTCGTGCTCTTACTGTTATAATGAGCAAGACGTAGTACTTGTTGTTGTTGGACGAGAGGGACCTGGCGGCAATTTCAGCAGCCCTGTTAACCACTTGGCCAAACAACGTCGGTCCTGACAGAGCAACATTGCGTAGAGCATTGGCATAAGCAGCCATTATGCCTTCAACTCCGACAACCTGTTAAATAAATGACACGATTGAATTTACTGAGATGGTAAAACAAAATATAGTTCAGGTGTATTGAATGAGATTGCAAACAAAGGGTAAAAGAGCATTGCAAAGGGTTAAACTACTCCTTTACCTCAGATTCACTTGCATTTCCATTCAAGTTGAAGCAGTGTGATACAGTTCCATTAGCCGTCCTTCCTCCAAAGCCCCAAGCAGGAAAACTCTTATCAGCATCATAGAACTGAATGACTTGTCCTACTTCTGTTATAACCTGCAAAGGAAAACATCTAATCAATCAATATGCTTTCACTAACTATCGAACAGAAAAGTACCCATAACAACTAACCCTCGAGAACAAATGACCTTAATTATGTACGAATTCAATACACGTCTGCAAAAAGAATATGGTGGATAAGATAGAACTATCCCTATTGAAGCACATGCTTACCTGCTGGTAAGAATTCAGCCGGCCATAAGGATCAATATAGTGCAAAGACTCGGGCTTTCTAGGATCTCCATTTGAACCTGGACAAAATTTAATATTCGAAACAAGAAAGTATATCAAACCCATGAACTTTTGCAGAGTGAAGACTGAATTAAATTACTAGACTATCCGACATTGCTTACCCGTAAAATCAACTGCAACCATGAAGTTAAGCTCAAATCCACTAGATATATAGTCAACAAAGCTGAATTGTTCTTTCTCACAAAATTGATCCACAAATAGCTGACCCTTCAAAACCTACGTTAGCATATTACAAAGCAAACGTGAGTAAATTCAAATTGACATGAAATACTAAGGAATTGGACTGCAAGATTGAATAAATACCTTTTCATGACCCGCACGAGAAGATGGAATAAAAAAGTTCACCCCACTTTTTTCTTTGAATAGTTTTTCAAGGTCTGCTACTGATTTTTGGAGTTTCCTGAGTAAAACGAATAGAGAGGTTAATTACAAAACAATGATATCATGCAAGAAGTAACAAAATAAAGACTTGGAACCAATCAATAATTACCCAATAAGAATGTGGTTGCCATTGCTGTTgaaatcaaaacactcaaaaaccaGTGGGGTGTCCTGAATCAAATTGAAGAAAGTTATATGATCTCTCTATCGTATTTctcaattaccaaaatttatatACTCTAATTTAACAGGTAACCAAGCAATAATTCACAAGCTTACCTTGCTTCCGAACTGTTGCATACTCAGGCATAATGGTTTCCAGGTCGGGTTTAAATTGTTATCCACCACCTCAGTCTTGCAAATTGGAATAGAACCCCCAGTCTCAACAGTTCTTGATATTCTTAAGAAAGGATCCTGAAGTGAAGAATCGGGAAAGAAACCTAAGAATCATACAATATAAGAAATTTGTATATACAAGTAAAAATATCGCACGAAGCTTCTTTGAAATGCGTACGCTTTTAGAAAAGAGATCTTTGTTGTCCAAGTGGGCACAGCGGAATTTAATCTCTACAGCACTCGTAGAAGCAATAGTTTCCTCGGCATGCACGGTGAGTGTTCCAAAGTTTCTCAAACCTCCAAGCCCGTTTTTGCCGTTCAGAGTCAATGTTAAACTTCGATTTTGTTTAGTCACAATCTGCCGTCAGAAAAGAGAGTACACAGCAAAATATAAATTAGGTTTGACTTCATTTACTAGAAAACTATGAAATCTTAGGTACTGATTTCAATACATTTTGGGCAACAGTTTTGCATTTGATTAAATAAAGGAAACCACTACAAGCTATATCGATATCTTTCCTTAGCTGCATCAACGGTGAGCAGAATAGAAACACATAACTCGAAGTATTAATTAAATGAGTCTATATACATATCACACCAGCTCAATGAAAATATATGAGCTGAATAGATTTCAAGAGAATTACCTCTGAAAGAACACAACTGCCTTCTCCAAGAAACTCTTGATCCCTCAAATTCAGAGTCTGCAAGGCAACAAAATAAGAAGGTTAACACATGAATTGTATTAGGTTTTTCGTTCTAAAAGAAACGCTAAAAATTCAAAGAAGTCTCGTCATACCTTTACAGGTACATTGTGGTATTGTGTATCAACATCGTAGACACGGAATCTTGGAGGAGaacacaagaaaagaaaataagcaaACGTCTGGTAAACTACAAAGATATCTTCAGAGAGATAGGTTCTACAGAAAATATGAGAAACTTACATCAAATTCTGCACCATCTCGAACTGATAAGCTACTGAAACTTTCTGTATCCATACCGGATTTAAATTGTTCAGTATGACTTCAGTTCTCCCGAGTTCCTCTAGCTTACCATCATTCTTCTTGAGGTATACAACCACCATAGGATCACTCTGAAAGAAAACCACAGAATTTTTTAGCCTCGATAGTAAACTCGTAGCGGTCAGATGACACTGTTACAATAACTTTGTTACTTAGATAAAACTTAACCAGTATTTTAACTGCTATGCTATCACAAGTAAGGTGACATGGATAGCATACCTTTGAAGTGACATCAAGATCAAGCAGCTTGGATGCTGAAAAGGATAACTGtagcaaaaaattgaaaaacattaacacaaaacaacaaaaacaacaaccAAGCCTAATTCACTAAATGGTGTCGGTTGTATGACTCTCCGTACGCCACTGCACTTGGTTTTGGAAGACAAAAGATGAAAGACAAAATCCAAAGGAAATAAAGAATCAAGGCTTTTGGAATTTGGACCCAGCAAATTATCACATTgtaaaaatggttttgtcttaTGGTCCCCAAGTCAACATTggcataacaaaataaaaatgagaaTCTTGCTAATGTCCTGTTTGTGACCCTCTCTAGGCCATCCATGCTAATAAACACTTGTGAAACATGCAACCTCACGTAACACACCAATCACTTGTGAAACATCCATGCAAATAAACATGATACACATAAAGTTGACATACTATTTTGGTCAAACATTTGGAACACATTGTAAACCAAATATGACTTGGGTCCTTAAATTGGGGGAAATCTTATTTCAGACGGTCAGATTTCATGCCTTGTCCAATCACTCAATAAGATGTTTGCACTAACAAGCGTATAACTGTTTACTTTCCACTTTAATAATTTCACTAACAAACATATTCACATAATACGTTTGGATGATATGTTGAAAGTCAATAACGTGTTATCTGTTCGTTAATAGACGAACGTGGTTAGATCGCCTAACACAAGAGTCTCACCAACATTTGGATGAGTGGGTATTGTGACGCTTGGCATTTTAGTGGGTATTGTGGATACATGGGTAACACGCCACCTTGCAATGAACTATGAatgaaaggaaaactaatgaaaatagcttgaaaactttaagggtgtgtttgtttgggcTCACAAACTTTCATTGGACTGGACTTGACTAATTATTAGTCCAGTCCCATGTTTGTTAGGCAACGGGATTAAGTTAAGTGGGATTCAATCGGACTCGCTCCGACTATCTCCTTCGCTAAGAGTTCTTAGCGAGCATCCTAAAAAATGACGGGATTGCTAAGACCGTCTTCGAAAGAGTTCGCTCGTCCTGCTTCTCATCTTCGTCTTGCCGGTCCCGCTCCCTCATCCTAGTCTTGCTCTCTCATCCTCGTCCTGCTCTCTCATCCTCGTCCTCATCCTGCTCCTCTCCGATTTGGTTTTGCAGATCTAAAATtattattggtttttttttttatcgattttgttgttttgggttccaaatctctgaaatttttgaatttttatcacaaaaattgggTGCGATTGTGTTTTGTGATTGGGTGTGTTTTTTAATTGATTGCTAcccatttattttcaatttttcttgacAATTTGATGATCCTGAGAGATGGGAAATCCGTCCATCTCTCACTAGATGAACGAACGGGTTTGTAATCATTTCCCTTTTGGGTTTCTATCTTGAGAATCATGTGaaagggttttgattttttggtttctgggtttttgaatTGGCGGCATATTATGGGTCTTTTAATCTTGAAGTTGTTGtctttgtttggtttttggtgGCTATGTATATTTGCAGGGTCTGGATTTGTTTCTCAGGACCTCTATCAGCATGGGATTTTCAGTGCTTCCATTAAGCTGCCAGCTAATTACACTTCTGGAGTTGTTGTGTTTTATGCGAGTTCATTCTGTTTTTCTATTTGATTAAGGTTTTTAATTTGTTTCCCTCTTTGTTTGTTGTATGATTATATCTAAGGTTGTATGATTTTATTGTCAACAAAATAATATGACCCAGATTTTTACTTCTCAATTTTACAGTTTAGTAAAGATTCAATCTTTATGGTTATCTGATTAATctgaaatttgtttgttttaaactTGGTGGCGTGGAACCCAGAAATGTTATGGAGATCTATCAATATCCCAAGTAAAAACTTGTTTTTCAAACTTGGTGGTGTAAACAGTACTATTTttattatcctgc is part of the Malus domestica chromosome 12, GDT2T_hap1 genome and encodes:
- the LOC103414125 gene encoding protein BONZAI 3-like isoform X2; protein product: MGGCFSDVRGGKDAVGGALPRPTEPNAKNDGAHNDAIEFFYRAHGAYPLFTQLELSFSASKLLDLDVTSKSDPMVVVYLKKNDGKLEELGRTEVILNNLNPVWIQKVSVAYQFEMVQNLIFRVYDVDTQYHNVPVKTLNLRDQEFLGEGSCVLSEIVTKQNRSLTLTLNGKNGLGGLRNFGTLTVHAEETIASTSAVEIKFRCAHLDNKDLFSKSDPFLRISRTVETGGSIPICKTEVVDNNLNPTWKPLCLSMQQFGSKDTPLVFECFDFNSNGNHILIGKLQKSVADLEKLFKEKSGVNFFIPSSRAGHEKVLKGQLFVDQFCEKEQFSFVDYISSGFELNFMVAVDFTGSNGDPRKPESLHYIDPYGRLNSYQQVITEVGQVIQFYDADKSFPAWGFGGRTANGTVSHCFNLNGNASESEVVGVEGIMAAYANALRNVALSGPTLFGQVVNRAAEIAARSLSSNNNKYYVLLIITDGILTDLQETKDALVRASNLPLSILIVGVGNADFKQMEILDADNGQRLESSTGRIATRDIVQFVPMRDVQSGQISVVQGLLEELPGQFLSYMRSMDIKPLTFNAAAQASSA
- the LOC103414125 gene encoding protein BONZAI 3-like isoform X1, which produces MGGCFSDVRGGKDAVGGALPRPTEPNAKNDGAHNDAIEFFYRAHGAYPLFTQLELSFSASKLLDLDVTSKSDPMVVVYLKKNDGKLEELGRTEVILNNLNPVWIQKVSVAYQFEMVQNLIFRVYDVDTQYHNVPVKTLNLRDQEFLGEGSCVLSEIVTKQNRSLTLTLNGKNGLGGLRNFGTLTVHAEETIASTSAVEIKFRCAHLDNKDLFSKSDPFLRISRTVETGGSIPICKTEVVDNNLNPTWKPLCLSMQQFGSKDTPLVFECFDFNSNGNHILIGKLQKSVADLEKLFKEKSGVNFFIPSSRAGHEKVLKGQLFVDQFCEKEQFSFVDYISSGFELNFMVAVDFTGSNGDPRKPESLHYIDPYGRLNSYQQVITEVGQVIQFYDADKSFPAWGFGGRTANGTVSHCFNLNGNASESEVVGVEGIMAAYANALRNVALSGPTLFGQVVNRAAEIAARSLSSNNNKYYVLLIITDGILTDLQETKDALVRASNLPLSILIVGVGNADFKQMEILDADNGQRLESSTGRIATRDIVQFVPMRDVQTGGQISVVQGLLEELPGQFLSYMRSMDIKPLTFNAAAQASSA